In one window of Meiothermus sp. DNA:
- a CDS encoding long-chain fatty acid--CoA ligase — protein sequence MQSTMMDFPLTLVHLLERAGQLFPKEEIVTRLPDKSLHRYTFGDFYRRSRQLASALQKAGLQKGDRVATLSWNTYAHLEAYFGIPVAGGVLHPLNLRLHPSDIAYIINHAQDKILIVDDVLLKLYEAVREHVKLERVLVVPLSGQPVPEGLESYEDFLASGDPDFAYPSLDERDAAGMCYTSGTTGKPKGVVYSHRSIVLHSLGSALPDALNLASTDVLLPVVPMFHVLAWGLPFTGVMTGSKLVMPGPHLDAESLLDLYESEHVTKTAGVPTIWLGVLQALQKEPGRWKLEPMEMVVGGSAAPEAMIRAFDRFGLRVLHAWGMTEMSPLGTTSRLKRHLRGDAEVEYRYRAKQGVPTPLVEIRAVGEQGEVPWDGQSLGELQVRGPWVAKSYYNLEEESDKWTPDGWFRTGDVVAIDPEGYIRIADRTKDLIKSGGEWISSIDLENALMAHPAVKEAAVVAIPDPKWDERPLAAVVLKDGQRVTPEELRAFLEPKFAKWWLPDAYVFVDEIPRTSTGKFLKSRLREQFSDYKTRTTSA from the coding sequence ATGCAGTCCACCATGATGGATTTTCCGCTAACGCTCGTGCACCTCCTCGAGCGGGCCGGCCAGCTCTTTCCCAAAGAAGAAATCGTGACCCGCCTGCCCGATAAATCGCTCCACCGCTACACCTTTGGCGATTTTTACCGGCGCTCCCGCCAACTGGCTTCGGCCTTGCAGAAGGCGGGCCTGCAGAAGGGCGACCGCGTGGCCACCCTTTCCTGGAACACCTACGCGCACCTCGAGGCCTACTTCGGCATCCCGGTGGCCGGGGGGGTCTTGCACCCCCTCAACCTGCGGCTCCACCCCTCCGATATTGCCTACATCATCAACCACGCCCAGGACAAAATCCTGATTGTGGACGACGTGCTCCTCAAGCTCTACGAGGCGGTCAGGGAGCACGTAAAGCTCGAGCGGGTGCTGGTGGTGCCCCTTTCGGGCCAGCCGGTGCCGGAGGGCCTGGAAAGCTACGAGGACTTCCTGGCCTCAGGTGACCCGGATTTTGCCTACCCCAGCCTCGACGAGCGCGATGCCGCCGGAATGTGCTACACCTCCGGCACCACCGGGAAGCCCAAGGGGGTGGTGTACTCGCACCGCTCGATTGTGCTGCACAGTCTGGGTTCGGCCCTGCCGGATGCGCTGAACCTGGCCAGTACCGATGTGCTGCTGCCGGTGGTGCCCATGTTTCATGTGCTGGCCTGGGGGCTGCCCTTTACCGGGGTAATGACGGGTAGCAAGCTGGTGATGCCGGGGCCGCACCTGGACGCTGAGAGTTTACTGGACCTGTACGAATCGGAACACGTGACCAAGACTGCCGGCGTACCAACCATCTGGCTGGGGGTCTTGCAGGCGCTGCAAAAGGAGCCGGGGCGCTGGAAGCTGGAACCCATGGAGATGGTGGTGGGTGGCTCGGCAGCCCCCGAAGCCATGATTCGGGCTTTTGACCGGTTTGGTTTGAGGGTGCTGCACGCCTGGGGCATGACCGAGATGAGCCCCCTGGGCACCACCAGCCGCTTGAAGCGTCATCTGCGGGGTGATGCCGAAGTGGAGTACCGCTACCGGGCCAAGCAGGGCGTGCCAACCCCCCTGGTGGAGATTCGGGCGGTGGGTGAGCAGGGCGAGGTGCCCTGGGATGGGCAGTCGCTGGGAGAACTGCAGGTGCGCGGGCCCTGGGTGGCCAAAAGCTACTACAACCTCGAGGAAGAGTCGGACAAGTGGACCCCGGATGGCTGGTTCCGCACGGGCGATGTGGTGGCCATCGACCCCGAAGGCTATATCCGGATTGCCGACCGCACCAAGGATCTGATCAAGTCTGGGGGCGAGTGGATCAGCTCGATTGACCTCGAGAACGCCCTGATGGCCCACCCGGCGGTGAAGGAGGCCGCGGTCGTGGCCATCCCCGACCCCAAGTGGGATGAGCGCCCCCTGGCTGCCGTTGTACTGAAGGACGGGCAGCGTGTGACCCCCGAGGAGCTTCGGGCTTTCCTCGAGCCCAAGTTTGCCAAGTGGTGGCTGCCCGATGCCTATGTGTTTGTGGACGAAATCCCCCGCACCAGCACCGGCAAGTTTCTGAAGTCCAGGCTGCGCGAGCAGTTCAGCGACTACAAGACCCGAACGACCTCCGCCTGA
- a CDS encoding nucleotidyltransferase family protein: MTVRERILQHLEALSPAQLEELLDDLEARTRPPLTKEVVLALREPIWALAQRCGVERLWLFGSVVRGTAQAGSDVDFLARFTRAKLEDRLDFKEGLEALLGWPVEVVEVAHLHPEVQESIWAEAVEL, encoded by the coding sequence ATGACGGTTCGAGAGCGCATCCTCCAGCACCTCGAGGCCCTAAGCCCGGCTCAGCTTGAAGAGCTTCTGGACGACCTCGAGGCCCGTACCCGCCCTCCTTTGACGAAGGAGGTGGTGCTGGCCCTGCGCGAGCCTATTTGGGCCCTGGCTCAGCGTTGTGGGGTGGAGCGACTGTGGCTGTTTGGCTCGGTGGTGCGGGGAACTGCCCAGGCCGGAAGCGATGTGGATTTCCTGGCCAGGTTTACTCGCGCCAAGCTAGAAGACCGGCTGGATTTCAAGGAAGGCCTCGAGGCCCTCCTGGGTTGGCCTGTGGAGGTGGTAGAAGTGGCCCACCTTCACCCCGAGGTACAAGAAAGTATCTGGGCCGAGGCAGTAGAGCTGTGA
- the ndk gene encoding nucleoside-diphosphate kinase, translating into MERTYIMVKPDGVRRGLTGEIINRIERKGFKIVAMKKMVIARETAETHYGEHKGKPFFEGLVNFITSGPVVAMVVEGPGAIAEMRRLMGATRPWEAAPGTIRADFATTVDENIIHGSDGPESAAREIGIFFKPEEIIG; encoded by the coding sequence ATGGAACGCACCTACATCATGGTCAAGCCCGACGGCGTGCGCCGGGGCCTAACGGGCGAAATCATCAACCGCATCGAGCGCAAAGGCTTCAAGATTGTGGCCATGAAGAAAATGGTCATTGCCCGCGAGACCGCCGAGACCCACTACGGCGAGCACAAAGGCAAACCCTTCTTTGAGGGGCTGGTTAACTTTATTACCAGTGGGCCGGTGGTGGCCATGGTGGTGGAGGGCCCGGGGGCCATTGCCGAGATGCGCCGCCTGATGGGCGCGACCCGCCCCTGGGAGGCTGCCCCCGGCACCATTCGCGCCGATTTTGCCACTACCGTGGACGAGAACATCATCCACGGCTCCGATGGCCCCGAAAGCGCGGCGCGTGAGATCGGGATTTTCTTCAAGCCCGAAGAGATTATCGGCTAG
- a CDS encoding peptidyl-prolyl cis-trans isomerase has product MFGINRRVVAIIFGVLALAFVVGSVLLFTPQGQRSTQGKTEFTVNGRPVYELDLARAQQNDPILSTNPQGLLKNLADVNFGERFVITNALLQDTARIGVSSGELKKELDTIKERFGLQKKEDYDRFLTQVGYTDSQLRNELRDQIRINKRIEDIQKKAEPTEEEMRLYFELNRDQYKNEARVQARQIVLDDKATADKIYAQVSASGADFAAIAKANSKLNAEQGGALGAEAGKSEPGPVTRVVFPNAVADAVFKLRDGQISKPIEAGGRFYIVKVEKYLPAGEVKFEEVKDRVKEDAKRIKGQGALEAYIEELRKKANVKFAEGATFKFENPVVAKVGETEIRLAEVTQSVFANQQVPQLLQQGLGELAVQFFMPQTLEQLISREVVYQAAKGLGQPFFGSKTDIANQAQLWQTRNIAVSDTDVRKFYDANLANFTIPASARVQAVSFKKEDKAKAEAFRAAALKGGKLEDLAKANGGTVQDFGVVNPGTMPPVPNRLVFLTRGSFPKGPLGEVSEVVKLEDGSFQVLIVNDRKAEVLRPFEEVKEQARQQVLATRRAEAAQKWVEEVRKAAKVENNLQKVLAALTPKEEPKKEEPKTNGNQPGTSAPSNPSTPANPPANR; this is encoded by the coding sequence GTGTTTGGAATCAACAGACGGGTTGTTGCGATTATCTTCGGGGTTCTGGCCCTGGCTTTTGTGGTGGGCTCGGTCCTCTTATTTACGCCCCAGGGCCAGCGCAGTACCCAGGGCAAGACCGAGTTCACCGTGAATGGCCGCCCGGTCTACGAGCTAGACCTGGCCCGGGCCCAGCAGAATGACCCCATCTTGAGCACCAATCCCCAGGGGCTTCTGAAGAATCTGGCCGATGTTAACTTTGGCGAGCGCTTTGTCATCACCAATGCGCTTCTGCAAGATACGGCCCGTATTGGGGTTTCCAGCGGGGAGCTCAAGAAGGAACTCGACACCATCAAAGAACGCTTCGGCCTGCAAAAGAAGGAAGACTACGACCGCTTCCTGACCCAGGTAGGCTATACCGACTCGCAACTGCGCAACGAATTGCGCGATCAGATTCGCATCAACAAACGCATCGAGGACATCCAGAAAAAAGCCGAGCCCACTGAAGAAGAGATGCGCCTCTACTTTGAGCTCAACCGCGATCAGTACAAAAACGAAGCGCGCGTACAGGCCCGCCAGATTGTGCTCGACGACAAGGCCACGGCCGACAAAATCTATGCCCAGGTCAGCGCTTCCGGCGCCGACTTTGCCGCCATTGCCAAGGCCAACTCCAAGCTCAACGCCGAACAAGGCGGGGCCCTGGGCGCCGAGGCCGGCAAGAGCGAACCCGGCCCCGTGACCCGGGTGGTCTTCCCCAATGCCGTGGCCGATGCCGTGTTCAAGCTGCGCGATGGCCAGATCAGCAAGCCCATCGAGGCCGGAGGCCGCTTCTACATTGTCAAGGTGGAGAAGTACCTGCCCGCCGGCGAGGTGAAGTTTGAAGAAGTGAAGGATCGGGTCAAGGAAGATGCCAAGCGCATCAAAGGCCAGGGTGCGCTGGAAGCCTACATCGAGGAGCTGCGAAAAAAGGCCAACGTAAAGTTTGCCGAAGGGGCTACCTTCAAGTTTGAAAACCCGGTGGTGGCAAAGGTGGGCGAGACCGAAATCAGGCTGGCCGAAGTGACCCAGTCGGTCTTTGCCAACCAGCAGGTGCCCCAGCTGCTACAACAGGGCCTGGGGGAGCTGGCCGTGCAGTTCTTCATGCCCCAGACCCTCGAGCAGCTCATCAGCCGCGAGGTCGTCTACCAGGCCGCCAAGGGCCTGGGCCAGCCCTTCTTCGGCTCCAAGACCGACATTGCCAACCAGGCCCAGCTCTGGCAAACCCGCAATATTGCCGTCTCGGACACCGACGTTCGCAAGTTCTACGACGCCAACCTGGCCAACTTCACCATCCCGGCCTCGGCCAGGGTACAGGCGGTGAGCTTCAAGAAGGAAGACAAGGCCAAGGCCGAGGCCTTCCGGGCCGCGGCCCTCAAGGGCGGCAAACTGGAAGACTTGGCCAAGGCCAACGGGGGCACGGTGCAGGACTTTGGCGTGGTCAACCCGGGTACCATGCCCCCCGTGCCCAACCGGCTGGTCTTCCTGACCCGAGGTAGCTTCCCCAAAGGCCCGCTGGGCGAGGTGAGCGAGGTGGTGAAGCTCGAGGATGGCAGTTTCCAGGTACTGATCGTCAACGACCGCAAGGCTGAAGTTTTGCGTCCCTTCGAGGAGGTGAAGGAGCAGGCCCGCCAACAAGTACTGGCCACCCGCCGGGCCGAAGCCGCCCAGAAATGGGTAGAAGAGGTGCGCAAGGCCGCCAAGGTAGAAAACAATCTGCAAAAAGTGTTGGCGGCTCTAACGCCCAAGGAAGAGCCCAAAAAGGAAGAGCCCAAAACCAATGGCAACCAGCCGGGCACCAGCGCTCCGAGCAACCCCTCCACCCCGGCCAACCCCCCGGCCAATCGCTAA
- a CDS encoding MBL fold metallo-hydrolase — protein sequence MQKVSRRQALKLLGTTGAVAAAGTLPAMAQQTPAMPNGSGFYRFKLGDYTLTVLSDGQTPPGNAFPNWGATPGKQAEFEAALRENFLEPTQFINNFNPMVIDTGRARILVDTGRGQAGQLLAHMANAGLRPADINTVFITHGHGDHIGGLVRDGQPVFANAQHIMGETELQFWLSQANPPANLVALRDRFTRVRPGAEIAPGVTAVDTPGHTVGHLAVQITSGGRTLWHLGDAGGHYILSLRFPDHYLGFDANPQQAVATRARLWQAAAADRIAVVGYHFAWPGVGYVRRAGNAYEFVPAFFTF from the coding sequence ATGCAAAAGGTTTCACGCCGTCAAGCGCTCAAGCTGCTGGGTACTACCGGTGCAGTGGCTGCCGCCGGTACACTACCCGCCATGGCCCAACAGACCCCAGCCATGCCCAATGGGTCAGGCTTCTATCGTTTCAAGCTGGGGGACTACACCCTCACGGTGCTGAGCGATGGCCAGACCCCTCCCGGCAACGCCTTCCCCAACTGGGGTGCTACCCCCGGCAAGCAGGCCGAGTTCGAGGCCGCGCTGCGGGAAAACTTCCTCGAGCCCACCCAGTTCATCAACAACTTCAACCCCATGGTTATCGATACTGGTCGGGCCAGGATTTTAGTAGACACCGGGCGGGGCCAGGCTGGGCAGCTCCTGGCCCACATGGCCAACGCCGGCCTGCGGCCTGCCGATATCAACACCGTCTTCATTACCCATGGTCACGGCGACCATATCGGCGGTCTGGTGCGCGATGGCCAGCCGGTTTTCGCCAACGCACAGCACATCATGGGCGAGACCGAACTCCAGTTTTGGCTCTCCCAGGCCAACCCTCCGGCCAATCTGGTAGCCCTGCGCGACCGCTTTACCCGCGTGCGCCCTGGGGCCGAAATTGCACCGGGCGTGACCGCTGTGGATACCCCCGGCCATACCGTGGGCCACCTGGCTGTACAGATCACCTCGGGGGGGCGGACGCTGTGGCACCTGGGCGACGCTGGCGGGCACTACATTCTTTCCTTGCGCTTCCCCGACCACTACCTGGGTTTCGACGCCAACCCCCAGCAGGCCGTGGCCACCCGGGCGCGGCTGTGGCAGGCTGCTGCCGCCGACCGCATTGCGGTGGTGGGCTATCACTTTGCTTGGCCGGGGGTGGGCTACGTGCGTCGGGCGGGCAATGCCTACGAGTTTGTGCCGGCGTTCTTCACTTTCTGA
- a CDS encoding endonuclease V: MPAPFPKPKDLREAAAMQKSLAEAVILRGNPAFVRYVVSLDASHPTRFSRQKGPSIAAAVLWDMEKGEVLEVATTQMDEAPLFPYVPGFLSFREAPLYLAALAQLSRPPEVLLVDGQGIAHPRRLGIAAHLGVHLDLPAIGVAKTLLFGKPEAELPQEAGSTVRLMNDNEQIGWVYRSRTGVRPLFISPGHRVGMKESLAFVRLFAGKYRLPEPLRLAHQEAGARRRLAAHE; encoded by the coding sequence ATGCCTGCCCCCTTTCCAAAGCCCAAAGACCTGCGCGAAGCCGCCGCGATGCAGAAGTCGTTGGCGGAGGCCGTGATCTTACGAGGGAATCCAGCGTTTGTTCGCTATGTTGTCTCCCTGGATGCTTCCCACCCGACCCGCTTTTCCAGGCAAAAAGGCCCCTCGATAGCGGCGGCGGTGTTGTGGGATATGGAGAAGGGCGAGGTGCTCGAGGTCGCCACGACGCAAATGGACGAGGCCCCACTATTTCCCTACGTACCCGGTTTTTTGTCCTTCCGTGAAGCCCCGCTCTATCTGGCTGCACTGGCCCAGCTATCCCGCCCGCCCGAGGTGCTGCTGGTCGATGGGCAGGGGATTGCCCACCCCAGGCGGCTGGGTATTGCGGCCCACCTGGGGGTGCACCTGGATCTACCGGCCATCGGGGTCGCCAAGACCTTGCTGTTTGGCAAACCGGAGGCCGAACTACCCCAGGAAGCCGGTTCGACGGTACGGTTAATGAATGACAATGAGCAGATCGGCTGGGTCTATCGCAGCCGCACAGGGGTAAGACCACTCTTTATCTCGCCTGGACACCGGGTGGGCATGAAAGAAAGCCTGGCCTTTGTGCGTCTGTTTGCAGGCAAATATCGCCTACCCGAACCCCTGCGTCTGGCGCACCAGGAAGCCGGAGCGCGGCGGCGGCTGGCGGCACATGAATGA
- the uvrB gene encoding excinuclease ABC subunit UvrB — translation MSHVFRYQGPEPKGDQPQAIAGLAEALRDGERFVTLLGATGTGKTVTMAKVIERLERPALVMAPNKVLAAQLAAEFRELFPENAVEFFISYYDYYQPEAYVPGRDLFIEKDAAINPEIERLRHSTTRSLLTRRDVIVVASVSAIYGLGSPEDYKNMSLIVEVGQDYPREALIERLVDLQYERGDLQLEAGRFRAKGEVLEVWPAYEQEPIRIELFGNTIDRVTVVHPVTGDRLKDLPGFVLLGASHYATPEWRLKQAIPEIKRELEERLKVFEAEGKLLEAQRLKERTLYDLEMLEVMGTCPGIENYSRFLSGKAPGEAPYTLLDYFPEDYLVFLDESHVTAPQLRGMYNGDYMRKKTLVDYGFRLPSALDNRPLKFGEFLERVGQLVFVSATPGPYELEVSGRVVEQIIRPTGLLDPLVTVKPAAGQIEDLMGAIRTRAARGERTLVTVLTVRMAEELTAYLVEHGVKARYLHHELDAFERQALLRDLRLGYFDALVGINLLREGLDLPEVSLVAILDADKQGFLRSERSLIQTIGRAARNVGGEVFLYADTVSDSMRAAIDETNRRRAIQEAYNAAHGITPATIQKSVRKVVKPEDYEAEAAEMVLDDPALLQSLLEQLETEMWAASEALDFEKAASLRDQMRSLEARLKGLPEPTTAGKGRRRRRR, via the coding sequence ATGAGTCATGTGTTTCGCTACCAGGGCCCGGAGCCAAAAGGCGACCAGCCCCAGGCCATTGCCGGTCTCGCGGAAGCCCTGCGCGATGGGGAGCGCTTCGTGACCCTGCTGGGGGCCACCGGCACCGGCAAGACCGTGACCATGGCCAAGGTAATCGAGCGGCTGGAACGCCCGGCCTTGGTGATGGCCCCCAACAAGGTGCTGGCCGCCCAACTGGCCGCCGAGTTCCGCGAGCTGTTCCCCGAGAACGCGGTGGAGTTCTTCATCAGCTACTACGACTACTACCAGCCCGAAGCCTACGTGCCGGGGCGCGATTTGTTCATCGAGAAGGATGCTGCCATCAACCCCGAGATTGAGCGCCTGCGCCACTCCACCACCCGCAGCCTGCTTACGCGGCGCGATGTGATTGTGGTGGCCTCGGTCTCGGCCATCTACGGCCTGGGCAGCCCCGAAGACTACAAGAACATGAGCCTGATTGTGGAGGTGGGGCAGGACTACCCCCGCGAAGCCCTGATTGAGCGGCTGGTGGACTTGCAGTACGAACGGGGCGATTTGCAACTGGAAGCGGGGCGTTTTAGGGCCAAAGGCGAGGTGCTCGAGGTCTGGCCGGCCTACGAGCAGGAGCCCATCCGCATCGAGCTATTCGGCAACACCATCGACCGCGTGACGGTGGTGCACCCGGTGACGGGCGACCGGCTCAAAGATTTGCCGGGGTTTGTGCTTTTGGGGGCCAGCCACTACGCCACCCCGGAGTGGCGCTTGAAGCAGGCCATCCCGGAGATTAAGAGGGAGCTGGAGGAGCGGCTCAAGGTGTTCGAGGCCGAGGGCAAACTGCTGGAGGCCCAGCGGCTCAAGGAGCGCACCTTGTACGACCTGGAGATGCTCGAGGTCATGGGCACCTGCCCCGGTATCGAGAACTACAGCCGCTTTTTGTCCGGAAAAGCTCCCGGCGAAGCGCCCTACACCCTGCTGGACTACTTTCCCGAGGATTATCTGGTCTTCCTGGACGAGTCGCACGTGACCGCGCCGCAGCTTCGGGGGATGTACAACGGCGACTACATGCGCAAGAAAACCCTGGTGGACTACGGCTTCCGCCTGCCCAGCGCCCTCGACAACCGCCCCCTCAAGTTTGGCGAGTTTTTAGAGCGGGTGGGGCAGCTCGTTTTTGTATCGGCCACCCCCGGCCCCTACGAGCTGGAGGTCTCGGGCCGGGTGGTCGAGCAGATCATCCGCCCTACCGGCCTTTTGGATCCCTTGGTTACGGTCAAACCTGCTGCTGGTCAAATCGAAGACCTGATGGGGGCCATCCGCACCCGCGCGGCGCGGGGGGAGCGCACCCTGGTCACCGTGCTCACCGTGCGCATGGCCGAGGAACTCACGGCCTACCTGGTGGAGCACGGGGTGAAGGCTCGCTACCTGCACCACGAACTCGACGCCTTCGAGCGGCAGGCCCTCTTGCGCGACCTGCGGCTGGGTTACTTCGATGCCCTGGTGGGCATCAACCTGCTGCGCGAGGGGCTCGATTTGCCCGAGGTCTCGCTGGTGGCCATTCTGGATGCCGACAAGCAGGGCTTTTTGCGCTCCGAGCGCTCGCTCATCCAGACCATTGGCCGGGCCGCCCGCAACGTGGGGGGCGAGGTGTTTCTCTACGCTGATACGGTTTCGGACTCGATGCGGGCTGCCATAGACGAGACCAACCGCCGCCGGGCCATCCAGGAAGCCTACAACGCCGCACACGGCATCACCCCGGCCACCATCCAGAAATCGGTGCGCAAGGTGGTCAAACCTGAAGACTACGAGGCCGAGGCCGCCGAGATGGTGCTGGACGACCCCGCTTTGCTCCAGAGCCTGCTGGAGCAGCTCGAGACCGAGATGTGGGCGGCCTCCGAGGCCCTCGACTTTGAGAAGGCCGCGTCCTTGCGCGACCAGATGCGGAGCCTCGAGGCCCGCCTCAAGGGCCTGCCCGAGCCCACCACTGCCGGGAAGGGCAGGCGGCGGCGACGGCGCTAG
- a CDS encoding DUF86 domain-containing protein yields MKNPRLYLRQILEAANFILETAHSLQDLQNSKLIRDAVIRNFEVMGEAAKRLSPAFRMQHPQVPWRSLAGFRDVLIHDYDEVAVEVVWDVIENSLPEVQFEVANLLDEGAGGLEGDRDSS; encoded by the coding sequence GTGAAGAACCCTCGGCTTTACCTGCGGCAGATCCTTGAAGCCGCCAACTTTATCCTAGAAACCGCGCACAGCCTACAGGACTTACAAAACTCCAAACTGATCCGCGATGCAGTGATTCGCAATTTCGAGGTCATGGGCGAGGCAGCCAAGCGCTTATCGCCCGCTTTTCGGATGCAGCACCCCCAGGTTCCCTGGCGCAGCCTGGCCGGGTTTCGGGATGTGCTCATTCACGACTACGACGAGGTAGCGGTAGAGGTGGTGTGGGACGTTATCGAGAACAGCTTGCCCGAAGTGCAATTTGAAGTGGCGAACCTGCTTGACGAAGGCGCCGGCGGCCTCGAGGGGGATCGAGATTCTAGCTAG